Proteins co-encoded in one Sebastes fasciatus isolate fSebFas1 chromosome 11, fSebFas1.pri, whole genome shotgun sequence genomic window:
- the LOC141776943 gene encoding DET1- and DDB1-associated protein 1-like — MEKSDFLKGLPVYNKNNFSRFHADSVCKASNRRPSVYLPTREYPSEQIIVTEKTNILLRYLHQQWDKKNSAKKREQDPGEGENTAPPRKIARTDSRELNEDS; from the exons atggagaag TCAGATTTCCTGAAGGGACTACCTGTctacaacaaaaacaacttcaGCAGGTTCCATGCAGACTCTGTGTGTAAAGCATCA AACCGTCGACCCTCTGTGTATCTTCCAACCCGGGAATATCCATCAGAGCAGA TCATAGTCACAGAGAAGACAAACATCCTATTGCGATATCTTCACCAACAGTGGGACAAAAAG AATTCAGCAAAGAAGCGAGAGCAGGAtccaggagagggagagaacacGGCGCCTCCACGGAAAATAGCTAGAACAGACAGTCGGGAGCTGAATGAGGATTCGTGA